The DNA region AAAAACttagctatttaaatattaattttgaacacaaatattaaatttcattcattttttatctgtattttgaagttgaatgtatattaaaataataataaagaaacatttatttttaaaattttattatcccttattttacattacaatccAAACTTTATACAATCACTCAaagcttatatttaaacaatataatcaggtatacctataaattataatatgtattattaattataataaaaatgaacacaaaatattaaatttaatcgtattatcgtttattgttattacaaacaATAGAGTTATATGAATTCACACTAAAGtaattgttttatacatttaaattatgttttcaaattatataattttaaaaatagaatttttgaGAGTGAATATTGAATTCTTGTTGGCTATTGGCTGATTTCTATTCAATAACATATTTGGAAATAGATTCTATAGAATATTGTGTAGATGTGTGGggtagaaataaaatatgtgtgtgagaaagaaaaatatacaccagtaagaataaaatttaaacttattgttttaatatcggCCGTATTTTTTGTGGAAACCCGTCTGAGTAAATATTCATCACTTATTCTGCCACAAATTAGCAAAACTTTGCATTGTTTTATTCCGGTTtaatgggtgagtgagccagtgtatttacTCGCACAAagcacataacatattagttcccaaagttggtggtacattggcgatgtaaggaatggttaatatttcttatggcacCAAcgtctatggatggtggtgaccacgtaccatcagaTGGCCGACCCATTTGCACGCctatctattttatatgtatgagaAACAATGACTCCAAATTTATTAACGTTAATTATCGAGGAATTCTCAATAAACGCCGGGAAGTTCTCGCTTGTATTGTTACCAGTATGTACCGGATGTATCGAAATCGTTAATCCAAAACAGGTAAGTAGTTTATTGTTACTATAGTAACATTTCTAAATAATGTTTACCGGAAAACTAAATAATGATACATTGATGCTTTGATTTACACGTTTTACACGTTAAGTGGGAAATTAAATTCACAAAAcagtattctatatttaaaaaacatcgataataaaaatagataaaactcaagatataaaaatacctcagcttatataatattaaatacatttattaaaatacacacaatCGTAAACCAGCGTCTTCaatatacacacaaaaaaagcaatataactaacttattatagtatatgtacAAGTATGTCTTATCTACGTAACCGACACTCTTTATAAATTAGGAGCACTAATTATATCACAATACACTAAACTAGAAGAGAATGTTATTTTTCGAAACGCTTCCTCACAACCTTCaacctttttaaatttcgaatgcaaCTAAAAGCTGTAATTGGtcataataattttcttgttacttaaattatatagtattatgtaGTTTTAATTGCTTTGGTCACAAGCTGGATGTATTCAAGGACAAAAAATATGCGATGTGACCCATTGAAATGTTGACAATAGTCACTACGACACGTTTTATGGCGATCAATCATTCAATGGTTTCTATGATCTTGTACAGACGAAAAAATCTGCATTGAGGTACCCCACGtctattcttttataaaatattttatggatgCAGTTTAGTTATGCTACATGCCGTATtggtttattaataacattgtgAACGTATCGTTGTGTGCGTAGAACAAACACATAAAAGTTTTcttgattgaatttataaaatatttagtagttaTTGCAAGTTGAGAAAATTTATTGTACATGAAAAATTTTatggtattttaaaaatgttaagagAACAActctttagaaataattttaagttaaagttttttttaggttttcatgttagaaaaaacaaaaatcgtaTTAAACGACGTgtaatgaatgattaatatatttaaaccactaaaattgtaaagtatgtttaacatttgttttaatccAATAGAAAAATTTCTACCgagtcaaaaataaattttatatcatgaCATTACTATTTGAAAGTTTTTCGTATCTTTGAAACGATGCCAAATGTGGTTTcgaatattgaaaatatcaatAGTTGGCTACTGAAACTACCAGAACTATAATGTGCACAAATCCACACAAGTAATTTTCACAAATATTCGATGCAATATATACAAAAgggcttttaaaattaattaatttctccaTTACAAACTTTTTaccgttttatattaaattcataatataacaaGAGAAATACTTAAAACCTCCATccctttcattataataaatcaacgtTGTTAATTATTTCTGATTACGAAAACTAATCTTACCAATTTAAGCCCTAAATTCGTATTACCATCACGCGATTCAGTTCAACATTACCATCCAAATAATTGTCTTctatagataaatttaattacatatccTTAACCAGTCTTCTTCATTTATTCGAATAAGCAACACAATGAGATGTTATAAGAATCAAGTCCTTTAGAAATCcattctaattaatattttgttcttaatgaacaaaacttattattacTAACGTAAGCACTAACGACAAACTTGATAATATCTTCAAACTGGAATTAGGTTGCCAATAACTTTCATCTTTCGATGAAAGCATTAAAGAATCTTCCCCGTTCTGTATTAGCTCTCCCGGACACGGCAAAGATTCCGTCGGTATATCAACTAATGCAATTTGATTAGGGATGGGTTTTAAAGTTGCTTCAAACTTATAAGATGGATTACTCTCTCCAAACAGTTCTTCATCATTGCCGTCCTGTTGGAAGACGTCACTGCTAGATTCCAATTCGAATAGGTTTTCGGTTTTAAGAGATTTTTCGTCCTGTACTATGTCTCCATTCAAATCGTTAGAAGCACCCACACTTTTAGCAGTATTAGGAACACATGTTACATCGTCAAGTGCTATTCGGAGAGGTTCACTTTTAGTTTCATTACGCAATAGTTGAATCCACGATAAACGACAATCACAGTTTAATTGATtacctgttaaaaaaaaaaaagttagtagAATAGTATTCACTATCTGAACTCTATAtgccaaaatataaaaaaatatatatattacatcatTGGTATATTCTATAGCCCTTTATAAGCTCATATGAATAATAATCCGAGgcctaatgtaaaaaaaaatctctggcTTTATCCAACGTACTCATATCTACGGTCAACAAAAgtcgataataaaattatcatgagAACACGCCCGTtatgtttgttgatttttaataatacatatttcattgtGCCTAAATCGTGTTATTACGCCATTGTTGACTCGCTAAAGGGAGCTGTTACACTCATTAATTGTCCTTAACGTTCGAAGGGTACTTTTGCTCTTTGGTAGGGGATTAGAACCCCGTAGGGAATGTGGCATTGTTTGcacaaaatatagttatttatcttCCTGTGAGTGTGTCCCAAGCAATCACTGTGTGTTATTAAATCTTTAACAACACGTTTGTgacatctaaaataatatttttaatattgaatataatggtTTGTTAtaaatgagttttaaaataagtattaaatttaaattacaaatatttttaatttttttggttatttttataataatgataaatttaactaTTCTTTAAAGCATGTTGAAATTCATTTAGAGATACAACTTTTTGTATTAAGTTGTctctaatattttgtatattcttttatataaaataaataatgactgcGAGACGACTTATCTCTTAAAAAGTACACAAAAAGTCTCATCGTCCCAAGTTCGATTGACAGCctgataaagatattttttgacaaatatttatcatagaCCTCGGTTGACCATTCACCCTTCAGaggcttaaaaataattcatagaatattttttacaataaatataaaataaatattgatgaataaaattataaatatataatatgtttgctGGTTCTAACTTACCGCTTAAATATAAGACAGACGTTTTCATCTTCAAATTCTCAAGAATTGGTTTAACAGTTTCGTaagttaataattcaatttcattatttctcAAATCTAATAACTCCAGTCCTCTTACGCCTTCCAATAGGCCCTCGTTAATGGATTGCAATTGATTTCCAGTCATAGATAATTTCTGAAGTAAAGCCAGTCCATCAAAGGCCCTTtcagataaatatttcaattcgtTATTGTCTAAAAGGAGTTCGTTTAAATTCCACAGTTCTGAAAATGTCAAATCACCAATCATTGACAATTTATTCGATCTCAAATCTAATCTTGTTAAATTACCTAGACCTTTAAAAGTATCTCTAGttaatacagatattaaatttgCTTCAAGGACTAAATCGTTAAGAACGTTCAAATGTTCGAAACATCCATCATGAGTAAGACTGATAGCGTTAGATGACAAATCTAGGTATCTGAGATTTGGCAAATCCACAAAAACGTCCCGTTGTATTTCAGTAACTTTGTTTCCTTTTATCGTTAAATTAACAAGTGCCGGTAGATTTGAGAATGAGGAAAAATCTAATTCcattattttatcattcattAATGTTATTTCTCTCACTGTGGATATGTTTGTAAAGGTCttcttctcgattttatttaatgtcgcGTAATGAATGAATAGCTTCTGCAATTTCTTTAAACGATGGATTACTtgtaaaggaatgaatttgagtGCACCGTCTGACCTTACGTTGAATGTTAATCTTTCAAGATACGGTTGCGAACTAAAACTCGTCCAAATTGGATCGGTTTCGTCTATACCTCCATTAAAAACCCAGCAGTCCGCTCGTGTAGCGGTTTTTATGGCCGTGTTTTCACAATAGCAGTGTACTTTTGATTCTCTATTTGTTATTTCGCACATATTATCCTTAGCTTGTACAGCATGATATCTCCTCTCAGTTTTATCTCTACGTTTTTCATTTAGACGGCTTTCAGTAAAGGATATTTGCACTGAGGTCAGCGCAAGAGCCAGAAGTAAATATTGAATGACGGTCTCCATATTCCCTAGCTTTTTTAGTGGAGTAATctgtaacaaagaaaaaaatcattagaacGATATTGCTTTtgatatacaaaaatacttataaccCTTTCGACGCTGAACTTATTTAGACATCTTTATTGAGACGGAGAAagttttgaaagaaaaaaatctttattactttaaattgaaatgaagtCAGTTTTCCACTAGTAATAGCTACATTCAGCGGCATTgcttgcaataaaatatttctgcaTTATTAGTCGTAGATTTACTATAACCAtactaattgaaaatatttatattaaaaaagtagtcGTATTGTACATGCGAAGTCTAGAAGAGTTGATAATATTATGACAATATGCAAATAAATCGTACGGATTGTTTTGTTTGAGTCAATAGCGCTTGATCAATCGACTAATGCGTTacatgcatgcatgcatgcatgcatgcattACATTGGAACTACTAAGTGAACCAAAAATTGTTTAAGTACGTTTATAgacgtaattttaattataattatcataattttaatgatatttatcaaaatttccaAAGAATAAAGCGTGGGTTTCCTCGgtttctgaatatatttttttccaaaacgtatttttatacACACTTAGAGCGTCAATTGTTTTACCTTTAAAGGGTTTTGAAGAGTTCATAGAAAATGTTTCCATTTACAGATAACAATGGTatacctattattaatattaaaagtgtgTCTATGTATACATTTGAGGATTGTTGTAATAAAACCATTGAATATACGCACATTAAAATGACCCATACAATACTAGTATCAACACTAATGTCATTATTAAAGTCTGAAACATATTGtctatgaaaatgttttattacagcgtccattaaatgttaattatccACCAAAAAGCTTATTGCGTTTTATTACGGTACACCGGAATTAAATAGCTCTTAACATATATCAACCTAAACAGAATCCATATGTATATTTCATAACCCTGTCGTGTTgtcgtgtaaaaatatttggttaaaaAATTTCATTGAGTTTGTGAAGTGTGAGTGACACATGGTTCTATGTCATTGATATTGTGGTTCAAAAACCGGTGCACTTAGCTAATTTGTGGGGTGTGGAGTTTCTAACGTCGTATCGTGTGTATGACTCATTCAATACCCTCGTTTGCTTTGAGTGTCTATAACTGTTTATCGAGTCAATACCTCGTTGGGGATCAAACAAAAGCTAACAGATCGGCTTGGAAAGTCAACTTCTATCGACTTTCATGTCGAAGTAAATAAGCGTAGTGACCTGTTCGAAGTTCTTTGAAAACTGATGTTACTTATTAAGGAGCGgcgcttttatatacattttctgaACTGTTTTCGATTTCAGTTCATCcactttaaataaagattaatatttattaaaagcccATCTCTTATTCAATtgataactatatttatatataactaagtatatattataagtaacaaGTAATAG from Vanessa atalanta chromosome 14, ilVanAtal1.2, whole genome shotgun sequence includes:
- the LOC125068820 gene encoding connectin-like gives rise to the protein METVIQYLLLALALTSVQISFTESRLNEKRRDKTERRYHAVQAKDNMCEITNRESKVHCYCENTAIKTATRADCWVFNGGIDETDPIWTSFSSQPYLERLTFNVRSDGALKFIPLQVIHRLKKLQKLFIHYATLNKIEKKTFTNISTVREITLMNDKIMELDFSSFSNLPALVNLTIKGNKVTEIQRDVFVDLPNLRYLDLSSNAISLTHDGCFEHLNVLNDLVLEANLISVLTRDTFKGLGNLTRLDLRSNKLSMIGDLTFSELWNLNELLLDNNELKYLSERAFDGLALLQKLSMTGNQLQSINEGLLEGVRGLELLDLRNNEIELLTYETVKPILENLKMKTSVLYLSGNQLNCDCRLSWIQLLRNETKSEPLRIALDDVTCVPNTAKSVGASNDLNGDIVQDEKSLKTENLFELESSSDVFQQDGNDEELFGESNPSYKFEATLKPIPNQIALVDIPTESLPCPGELIQNGEDSLMLSSKDESYWQPNSSLKILSSLSLVLTLVIISFVH